A region from the Linepithema humile isolate Giens D197 chromosome 1, Lhum_UNIL_v1.0, whole genome shotgun sequence genome encodes:
- the shd gene encoding ecdysone 20-monooxygenase isoform X4 — MIMRLKTGFDWRMLLSGAWFEIIVLLAILVLVTNRARCRPPWWTFWTRNYDANAADKLYADAGDNGRKFKTARNVPGPCALPIFGTRWIYSCFGYYRLNKIHDAYKDLNRRYGPLCKEEALWNYLVVSVFSRRDIEAILRRGSRYPLRPPQEVISHYRRTRRDRYTNLGLINEQGATWQKLRSALTPELTGASTVFGFFPALNIVTDGFIDLIRKRRAGSTTVRGFEELAYRMGLESTCTLILGRHLGFLKPDSSSTLTTRLAEAIRIHFTALRDAFYGLPLWKLLPTSTYKQLIESEDTIYNVISELIEATMLEKQDDARDESVEAVFLSILRQKDLDMRDKKAAIVDFIAAGIHTLGNTLVFLFDLIGRNPEVQEALYKEAQSLAPPGCDLTVDDLRKAKYLRACITESFRIVPTTPCIARILDEPIELEGYRLDAGTVVLLHTWIAGLSEDNFKDASKCLPERWLKPMVPHSPLLVAPFGAGRRICPGKRFVELALQLILAKIVREFEIVVDEELGLQFEFILAPQSPVSLGFRDRMSRAEMT; from the exons ATGATAATGCGTCTGAAGACC GGATTCGACTGGAGGATGCTGCTGTCCGGAGCGTGGTTCGAGATTATCGTACTGCTCGCGATCCTGGTGCTCGTTACCAACCGTGCTCGCTGCCGACCGCCCTGGTGGACCTTCTGGACCAGAAACTACGACGCGAACGCCG CTGATAAACTCTACGCAGATGCAGGCGACAACGGCAGGAAGTTCAAAACGGCGCGCAACGTGCCGGGCCCGTGCGCCCTGCCGATTTTCGGCACTAGATGGATTTATTCCTGCTTCGGCTACTACCGCTTGAACAAGATTCACGATGCTTATAAAG ATCTGAATCGGCGATACGGGCCGCTGTGCAAGGAGGAGGCGCTGTGGAACTATCTCGTGGTCTCGGTGTTCTCCCGTCGCGACATCGAGGCTATCCTTAGGCGGGGCTCACGGTACCCGCTTCGTCCTCCGCAGGAGGTCATATCCCACTACCGGCGCACCCGGCGCGATCGTTACACCAACCTTGGTCTGATCAATGA ACAAGGCGCGACATGGCAGAAGCTGCGGTCTGCCTTAACGCCGGAACTCACCGGAGCTAGTACCGTATTCGGCTTCTTCCCGGCGCTCAATATCGTCACCGACGGTTTCATCGACCTAATCCGCAAACGAAGAGCGGGCTCCACCACCGTGAGAGGCTTCGAAGAACTCGCTTACAGAATGGGACTCGAGA GTACGTGCACGCTGATCCTGGGACGTCACCTGGGCTTCCTAAAGCCAGATTCCAGCAGCACGCTCACAACGAGATTAGCGGAAGCGATCAGGATTCACTTCACGGCCTTGCGCGACGCCTTTTACGGCCTGCCGCTTTGGAAGTTGCTACCGACATCCACGTACAAGCAGCTAATAGAGAGCGAGGACACTATATACAA CGTTATCTCGGAGCTAATCGAGGCGACTATGCTGGAGAAGCAGGACGACGCCAGAGATGAATCCGTCGAGGCGGTATTCCTGTCTATCTTACGTCAGAAAGATCTCGATATGAGAGACAAAAAGGCTGCTATAGTGGACTTTATAGCGGCAGGAATACACACA CTAGGCAACACGTTAGTGTTCCTTTTCGATCTGATCGGTCGTAACCCTGAAGTGCAGGAAGCTCTTTACAAAGAAGCGCAGTCCTTGGCGCCTCCCGGCTGCGATCTCACGGTAGACGATCTCCGCAAGGCGAAGTATCTACGTGCCTGCATCACAGAATCCTTTAG AATTGTACCTACAACACCTTGCATAGCCCGCATTCTAGACGAGCCTATAGAACTGGAAGGCTATCGCCTGGATGCTGGA aCAGTGGTATTACTGCACACGTGGATAGCAGGATTGAGCGAGGACAATTTCAAAGACGCGTCCAAGTGCCTGCCAGAGAGATGGCTGAAACCCATGGTACCTCACTCGCCTTTACTAGTGGCTCCTTTCGGAGCTGGTAGAAGAATATGTCCAGGAAAACGTTTCGTCGAGCTTGCATTGCAGCTTATTCTAGCAAAG ATCGTTCGGGAATTTGAAATTGTTGTCGATGAAGAGCTCGGCTTGCAGTTTGAATTTATCTTGGCGCCGCAAAGTCCCGTGTCACTCGGATTCCGGGATCGTATGTCGAGGGCTGAGATGACCTGA
- the shd gene encoding ecdysone 20-monooxygenase isoform X1: MNGPYVPARGYPFLSHRETTITATTCGTSTRGVRISGSAPADRRAREREKAPCAPIARRSLADRSVRLDGSESVKNSAWISRRGEREGFDWRMLLSGAWFEIIVLLAILVLVTNRARCRPPWWTFWTRNYDANAADKLYADAGDNGRKFKTARNVPGPCALPIFGTRWIYSCFGYYRLNKIHDAYKDLNRRYGPLCKEEALWNYLVVSVFSRRDIEAILRRGSRYPLRPPQEVISHYRRTRRDRYTNLGLINEQGATWQKLRSALTPELTGASTVFGFFPALNIVTDGFIDLIRKRRAGSTTVRGFEELAYRMGLESTCTLILGRHLGFLKPDSSSTLTTRLAEAIRIHFTALRDAFYGLPLWKLLPTSTYKQLIESEDTIYNVISELIEATMLEKQDDARDESVEAVFLSILRQKDLDMRDKKAAIVDFIAAGIHTLGNTLVFLFDLIGRNPEVQEALYKEAQSLAPPGCDLTVDDLRKAKYLRACITESFRIVPTTPCIARILDEPIELEGYRLDAGTVVLLHTWIAGLSEDNFKDASKCLPERWLKPMVPHSPLLVAPFGAGRRICPGKRFVELALQLILAKIVREFEIVVDEELGLQFEFILAPQSPVSLGFRDRMSRAEMT, encoded by the exons ATGAACGGCCCGTATGTGCCCGCTCGCGGCTATCCGTTTTTATCCCATCGGGAAACGACCATCACCGCTACCACCTGTGGCACGAGCACGCGAGGCGTTCGGATTTCCGGGTCCGCGCCGGCCGACCGTCGGGCgcgtgagagagagaaggcCCCGTGCGCGCCGATCGCGCGCCGATCGCTCGCCGATCGTTCGGTGCGGCTAGACGGATCAGAGAGCGTGAAGAATTCGGCGTGGATAAGTCGCcgtggagagagagag GGATTCGACTGGAGGATGCTGCTGTCCGGAGCGTGGTTCGAGATTATCGTACTGCTCGCGATCCTGGTGCTCGTTACCAACCGTGCTCGCTGCCGACCGCCCTGGTGGACCTTCTGGACCAGAAACTACGACGCGAACGCCG CTGATAAACTCTACGCAGATGCAGGCGACAACGGCAGGAAGTTCAAAACGGCGCGCAACGTGCCGGGCCCGTGCGCCCTGCCGATTTTCGGCACTAGATGGATTTATTCCTGCTTCGGCTACTACCGCTTGAACAAGATTCACGATGCTTATAAAG ATCTGAATCGGCGATACGGGCCGCTGTGCAAGGAGGAGGCGCTGTGGAACTATCTCGTGGTCTCGGTGTTCTCCCGTCGCGACATCGAGGCTATCCTTAGGCGGGGCTCACGGTACCCGCTTCGTCCTCCGCAGGAGGTCATATCCCACTACCGGCGCACCCGGCGCGATCGTTACACCAACCTTGGTCTGATCAATGA ACAAGGCGCGACATGGCAGAAGCTGCGGTCTGCCTTAACGCCGGAACTCACCGGAGCTAGTACCGTATTCGGCTTCTTCCCGGCGCTCAATATCGTCACCGACGGTTTCATCGACCTAATCCGCAAACGAAGAGCGGGCTCCACCACCGTGAGAGGCTTCGAAGAACTCGCTTACAGAATGGGACTCGAGA GTACGTGCACGCTGATCCTGGGACGTCACCTGGGCTTCCTAAAGCCAGATTCCAGCAGCACGCTCACAACGAGATTAGCGGAAGCGATCAGGATTCACTTCACGGCCTTGCGCGACGCCTTTTACGGCCTGCCGCTTTGGAAGTTGCTACCGACATCCACGTACAAGCAGCTAATAGAGAGCGAGGACACTATATACAA CGTTATCTCGGAGCTAATCGAGGCGACTATGCTGGAGAAGCAGGACGACGCCAGAGATGAATCCGTCGAGGCGGTATTCCTGTCTATCTTACGTCAGAAAGATCTCGATATGAGAGACAAAAAGGCTGCTATAGTGGACTTTATAGCGGCAGGAATACACACA CTAGGCAACACGTTAGTGTTCCTTTTCGATCTGATCGGTCGTAACCCTGAAGTGCAGGAAGCTCTTTACAAAGAAGCGCAGTCCTTGGCGCCTCCCGGCTGCGATCTCACGGTAGACGATCTCCGCAAGGCGAAGTATCTACGTGCCTGCATCACAGAATCCTTTAG AATTGTACCTACAACACCTTGCATAGCCCGCATTCTAGACGAGCCTATAGAACTGGAAGGCTATCGCCTGGATGCTGGA aCAGTGGTATTACTGCACACGTGGATAGCAGGATTGAGCGAGGACAATTTCAAAGACGCGTCCAAGTGCCTGCCAGAGAGATGGCTGAAACCCATGGTACCTCACTCGCCTTTACTAGTGGCTCCTTTCGGAGCTGGTAGAAGAATATGTCCAGGAAAACGTTTCGTCGAGCTTGCATTGCAGCTTATTCTAGCAAAG ATCGTTCGGGAATTTGAAATTGTTGTCGATGAAGAGCTCGGCTTGCAGTTTGAATTTATCTTGGCGCCGCAAAGTCCCGTGTCACTCGGATTCCGGGATCGTATGTCGAGGGCTGAGATGACCTGA
- the shd gene encoding ecdysone 20-monooxygenase isoform X3, protein MAEIPRRKFKWQLFWSTKGEKMGFDWRMLLSGAWFEIIVLLAILVLVTNRARCRPPWWTFWTRNYDANAADKLYADAGDNGRKFKTARNVPGPCALPIFGTRWIYSCFGYYRLNKIHDAYKDLNRRYGPLCKEEALWNYLVVSVFSRRDIEAILRRGSRYPLRPPQEVISHYRRTRRDRYTNLGLINEQGATWQKLRSALTPELTGASTVFGFFPALNIVTDGFIDLIRKRRAGSTTVRGFEELAYRMGLESTCTLILGRHLGFLKPDSSSTLTTRLAEAIRIHFTALRDAFYGLPLWKLLPTSTYKQLIESEDTIYNVISELIEATMLEKQDDARDESVEAVFLSILRQKDLDMRDKKAAIVDFIAAGIHTLGNTLVFLFDLIGRNPEVQEALYKEAQSLAPPGCDLTVDDLRKAKYLRACITESFRIVPTTPCIARILDEPIELEGYRLDAGTVVLLHTWIAGLSEDNFKDASKCLPERWLKPMVPHSPLLVAPFGAGRRICPGKRFVELALQLILAKIVREFEIVVDEELGLQFEFILAPQSPVSLGFRDRMSRAEMT, encoded by the exons ATGGCGGAAATTCCAAGACGGAAATTTAAATGGCAGCTATTTTGGTCTACGAAAGGAGAAAAGATG GGATTCGACTGGAGGATGCTGCTGTCCGGAGCGTGGTTCGAGATTATCGTACTGCTCGCGATCCTGGTGCTCGTTACCAACCGTGCTCGCTGCCGACCGCCCTGGTGGACCTTCTGGACCAGAAACTACGACGCGAACGCCG CTGATAAACTCTACGCAGATGCAGGCGACAACGGCAGGAAGTTCAAAACGGCGCGCAACGTGCCGGGCCCGTGCGCCCTGCCGATTTTCGGCACTAGATGGATTTATTCCTGCTTCGGCTACTACCGCTTGAACAAGATTCACGATGCTTATAAAG ATCTGAATCGGCGATACGGGCCGCTGTGCAAGGAGGAGGCGCTGTGGAACTATCTCGTGGTCTCGGTGTTCTCCCGTCGCGACATCGAGGCTATCCTTAGGCGGGGCTCACGGTACCCGCTTCGTCCTCCGCAGGAGGTCATATCCCACTACCGGCGCACCCGGCGCGATCGTTACACCAACCTTGGTCTGATCAATGA ACAAGGCGCGACATGGCAGAAGCTGCGGTCTGCCTTAACGCCGGAACTCACCGGAGCTAGTACCGTATTCGGCTTCTTCCCGGCGCTCAATATCGTCACCGACGGTTTCATCGACCTAATCCGCAAACGAAGAGCGGGCTCCACCACCGTGAGAGGCTTCGAAGAACTCGCTTACAGAATGGGACTCGAGA GTACGTGCACGCTGATCCTGGGACGTCACCTGGGCTTCCTAAAGCCAGATTCCAGCAGCACGCTCACAACGAGATTAGCGGAAGCGATCAGGATTCACTTCACGGCCTTGCGCGACGCCTTTTACGGCCTGCCGCTTTGGAAGTTGCTACCGACATCCACGTACAAGCAGCTAATAGAGAGCGAGGACACTATATACAA CGTTATCTCGGAGCTAATCGAGGCGACTATGCTGGAGAAGCAGGACGACGCCAGAGATGAATCCGTCGAGGCGGTATTCCTGTCTATCTTACGTCAGAAAGATCTCGATATGAGAGACAAAAAGGCTGCTATAGTGGACTTTATAGCGGCAGGAATACACACA CTAGGCAACACGTTAGTGTTCCTTTTCGATCTGATCGGTCGTAACCCTGAAGTGCAGGAAGCTCTTTACAAAGAAGCGCAGTCCTTGGCGCCTCCCGGCTGCGATCTCACGGTAGACGATCTCCGCAAGGCGAAGTATCTACGTGCCTGCATCACAGAATCCTTTAG AATTGTACCTACAACACCTTGCATAGCCCGCATTCTAGACGAGCCTATAGAACTGGAAGGCTATCGCCTGGATGCTGGA aCAGTGGTATTACTGCACACGTGGATAGCAGGATTGAGCGAGGACAATTTCAAAGACGCGTCCAAGTGCCTGCCAGAGAGATGGCTGAAACCCATGGTACCTCACTCGCCTTTACTAGTGGCTCCTTTCGGAGCTGGTAGAAGAATATGTCCAGGAAAACGTTTCGTCGAGCTTGCATTGCAGCTTATTCTAGCAAAG ATCGTTCGGGAATTTGAAATTGTTGTCGATGAAGAGCTCGGCTTGCAGTTTGAATTTATCTTGGCGCCGCAAAGTCCCGTGTCACTCGGATTCCGGGATCGTATGTCGAGGGCTGAGATGACCTGA
- the shd gene encoding ecdysone 20-monooxygenase isoform X5, producing MGFDWRMLLSGAWFEIIVLLAILVLVTNRARCRPPWWTFWTRNYDANAADKLYADAGDNGRKFKTARNVPGPCALPIFGTRWIYSCFGYYRLNKIHDAYKDLNRRYGPLCKEEALWNYLVVSVFSRRDIEAILRRGSRYPLRPPQEVISHYRRTRRDRYTNLGLINEQGATWQKLRSALTPELTGASTVFGFFPALNIVTDGFIDLIRKRRAGSTTVRGFEELAYRMGLESTCTLILGRHLGFLKPDSSSTLTTRLAEAIRIHFTALRDAFYGLPLWKLLPTSTYKQLIESEDTIYNVISELIEATMLEKQDDARDESVEAVFLSILRQKDLDMRDKKAAIVDFIAAGIHTLGNTLVFLFDLIGRNPEVQEALYKEAQSLAPPGCDLTVDDLRKAKYLRACITESFRIVPTTPCIARILDEPIELEGYRLDAGTVVLLHTWIAGLSEDNFKDASKCLPERWLKPMVPHSPLLVAPFGAGRRICPGKRFVELALQLILAKIVREFEIVVDEELGLQFEFILAPQSPVSLGFRDRMSRAEMT from the exons ATG GGATTCGACTGGAGGATGCTGCTGTCCGGAGCGTGGTTCGAGATTATCGTACTGCTCGCGATCCTGGTGCTCGTTACCAACCGTGCTCGCTGCCGACCGCCCTGGTGGACCTTCTGGACCAGAAACTACGACGCGAACGCCG CTGATAAACTCTACGCAGATGCAGGCGACAACGGCAGGAAGTTCAAAACGGCGCGCAACGTGCCGGGCCCGTGCGCCCTGCCGATTTTCGGCACTAGATGGATTTATTCCTGCTTCGGCTACTACCGCTTGAACAAGATTCACGATGCTTATAAAG ATCTGAATCGGCGATACGGGCCGCTGTGCAAGGAGGAGGCGCTGTGGAACTATCTCGTGGTCTCGGTGTTCTCCCGTCGCGACATCGAGGCTATCCTTAGGCGGGGCTCACGGTACCCGCTTCGTCCTCCGCAGGAGGTCATATCCCACTACCGGCGCACCCGGCGCGATCGTTACACCAACCTTGGTCTGATCAATGA ACAAGGCGCGACATGGCAGAAGCTGCGGTCTGCCTTAACGCCGGAACTCACCGGAGCTAGTACCGTATTCGGCTTCTTCCCGGCGCTCAATATCGTCACCGACGGTTTCATCGACCTAATCCGCAAACGAAGAGCGGGCTCCACCACCGTGAGAGGCTTCGAAGAACTCGCTTACAGAATGGGACTCGAGA GTACGTGCACGCTGATCCTGGGACGTCACCTGGGCTTCCTAAAGCCAGATTCCAGCAGCACGCTCACAACGAGATTAGCGGAAGCGATCAGGATTCACTTCACGGCCTTGCGCGACGCCTTTTACGGCCTGCCGCTTTGGAAGTTGCTACCGACATCCACGTACAAGCAGCTAATAGAGAGCGAGGACACTATATACAA CGTTATCTCGGAGCTAATCGAGGCGACTATGCTGGAGAAGCAGGACGACGCCAGAGATGAATCCGTCGAGGCGGTATTCCTGTCTATCTTACGTCAGAAAGATCTCGATATGAGAGACAAAAAGGCTGCTATAGTGGACTTTATAGCGGCAGGAATACACACA CTAGGCAACACGTTAGTGTTCCTTTTCGATCTGATCGGTCGTAACCCTGAAGTGCAGGAAGCTCTTTACAAAGAAGCGCAGTCCTTGGCGCCTCCCGGCTGCGATCTCACGGTAGACGATCTCCGCAAGGCGAAGTATCTACGTGCCTGCATCACAGAATCCTTTAG AATTGTACCTACAACACCTTGCATAGCCCGCATTCTAGACGAGCCTATAGAACTGGAAGGCTATCGCCTGGATGCTGGA aCAGTGGTATTACTGCACACGTGGATAGCAGGATTGAGCGAGGACAATTTCAAAGACGCGTCCAAGTGCCTGCCAGAGAGATGGCTGAAACCCATGGTACCTCACTCGCCTTTACTAGTGGCTCCTTTCGGAGCTGGTAGAAGAATATGTCCAGGAAAACGTTTCGTCGAGCTTGCATTGCAGCTTATTCTAGCAAAG ATCGTTCGGGAATTTGAAATTGTTGTCGATGAAGAGCTCGGCTTGCAGTTTGAATTTATCTTGGCGCCGCAAAGTCCCGTGTCACTCGGATTCCGGGATCGTATGTCGAGGGCTGAGATGACCTGA
- the shd gene encoding ecdysone 20-monooxygenase isoform X2, protein MNGPYVPARGYPFLSHRETTITATTCGTSTRGVRISGSAPADRRAREREKAPCAPIARRSLADRSVRLDGSESVKNSAWISRRGEREGFDWRMLLSGAWFEIIVLLAILVLVTNRARCRPPWWTFWTRNYDANADAGDNGRKFKTARNVPGPCALPIFGTRWIYSCFGYYRLNKIHDAYKDLNRRYGPLCKEEALWNYLVVSVFSRRDIEAILRRGSRYPLRPPQEVISHYRRTRRDRYTNLGLINEQGATWQKLRSALTPELTGASTVFGFFPALNIVTDGFIDLIRKRRAGSTTVRGFEELAYRMGLESTCTLILGRHLGFLKPDSSSTLTTRLAEAIRIHFTALRDAFYGLPLWKLLPTSTYKQLIESEDTIYNVISELIEATMLEKQDDARDESVEAVFLSILRQKDLDMRDKKAAIVDFIAAGIHTLGNTLVFLFDLIGRNPEVQEALYKEAQSLAPPGCDLTVDDLRKAKYLRACITESFRIVPTTPCIARILDEPIELEGYRLDAGTVVLLHTWIAGLSEDNFKDASKCLPERWLKPMVPHSPLLVAPFGAGRRICPGKRFVELALQLILAKIVREFEIVVDEELGLQFEFILAPQSPVSLGFRDRMSRAEMT, encoded by the exons ATGAACGGCCCGTATGTGCCCGCTCGCGGCTATCCGTTTTTATCCCATCGGGAAACGACCATCACCGCTACCACCTGTGGCACGAGCACGCGAGGCGTTCGGATTTCCGGGTCCGCGCCGGCCGACCGTCGGGCgcgtgagagagagaaggcCCCGTGCGCGCCGATCGCGCGCCGATCGCTCGCCGATCGTTCGGTGCGGCTAGACGGATCAGAGAGCGTGAAGAATTCGGCGTGGATAAGTCGCcgtggagagagagag GGATTCGACTGGAGGATGCTGCTGTCCGGAGCGTGGTTCGAGATTATCGTACTGCTCGCGATCCTGGTGCTCGTTACCAACCGTGCTCGCTGCCGACCGCCCTGGTGGACCTTCTGGACCAGAAACTACGACGCGAACGCCG ATGCAGGCGACAACGGCAGGAAGTTCAAAACGGCGCGCAACGTGCCGGGCCCGTGCGCCCTGCCGATTTTCGGCACTAGATGGATTTATTCCTGCTTCGGCTACTACCGCTTGAACAAGATTCACGATGCTTATAAAG ATCTGAATCGGCGATACGGGCCGCTGTGCAAGGAGGAGGCGCTGTGGAACTATCTCGTGGTCTCGGTGTTCTCCCGTCGCGACATCGAGGCTATCCTTAGGCGGGGCTCACGGTACCCGCTTCGTCCTCCGCAGGAGGTCATATCCCACTACCGGCGCACCCGGCGCGATCGTTACACCAACCTTGGTCTGATCAATGA ACAAGGCGCGACATGGCAGAAGCTGCGGTCTGCCTTAACGCCGGAACTCACCGGAGCTAGTACCGTATTCGGCTTCTTCCCGGCGCTCAATATCGTCACCGACGGTTTCATCGACCTAATCCGCAAACGAAGAGCGGGCTCCACCACCGTGAGAGGCTTCGAAGAACTCGCTTACAGAATGGGACTCGAGA GTACGTGCACGCTGATCCTGGGACGTCACCTGGGCTTCCTAAAGCCAGATTCCAGCAGCACGCTCACAACGAGATTAGCGGAAGCGATCAGGATTCACTTCACGGCCTTGCGCGACGCCTTTTACGGCCTGCCGCTTTGGAAGTTGCTACCGACATCCACGTACAAGCAGCTAATAGAGAGCGAGGACACTATATACAA CGTTATCTCGGAGCTAATCGAGGCGACTATGCTGGAGAAGCAGGACGACGCCAGAGATGAATCCGTCGAGGCGGTATTCCTGTCTATCTTACGTCAGAAAGATCTCGATATGAGAGACAAAAAGGCTGCTATAGTGGACTTTATAGCGGCAGGAATACACACA CTAGGCAACACGTTAGTGTTCCTTTTCGATCTGATCGGTCGTAACCCTGAAGTGCAGGAAGCTCTTTACAAAGAAGCGCAGTCCTTGGCGCCTCCCGGCTGCGATCTCACGGTAGACGATCTCCGCAAGGCGAAGTATCTACGTGCCTGCATCACAGAATCCTTTAG AATTGTACCTACAACACCTTGCATAGCCCGCATTCTAGACGAGCCTATAGAACTGGAAGGCTATCGCCTGGATGCTGGA aCAGTGGTATTACTGCACACGTGGATAGCAGGATTGAGCGAGGACAATTTCAAAGACGCGTCCAAGTGCCTGCCAGAGAGATGGCTGAAACCCATGGTACCTCACTCGCCTTTACTAGTGGCTCCTTTCGGAGCTGGTAGAAGAATATGTCCAGGAAAACGTTTCGTCGAGCTTGCATTGCAGCTTATTCTAGCAAAG ATCGTTCGGGAATTTGAAATTGTTGTCGATGAAGAGCTCGGCTTGCAGTTTGAATTTATCTTGGCGCCGCAAAGTCCCGTGTCACTCGGATTCCGGGATCGTATGTCGAGGGCTGAGATGACCTGA